From the Halobellus litoreus genome, the window CTCCAGATGGAATCGCTGCCGGACCGACTCGTGGTCGTCGGCGCGGGCTACATCGGGATGGAACTGTCGACGATGCTCACGAAACTCGGGACGGACGTGACGGTCGTGGAGATGCTCGACGACGTCCTGCCGGGGTACGAGTCGGACGTCCAGCGGACGATCCGCTCGCGCGCCGAAAGTCTCGGCATCGAGTTCCACTTCGGCGAGGGAGCGAGCGGCTGGGAGGAAACCGGCGACGGCGTCGTCGTCACGACGGAGACCGAAGACGGAGAGACGTCGGAGTATCTCGGCGACGCCGTGCTCGTCGCCGTCGGTCGGCAGCCCGTCACCGACACGCTCGAACTCGAAAGCATCGGCCTGGAACCGGACGAGAACGGGTTCCTCGCCACCGACGACCGCGCGCGCACCGACGTCGAGAACGTCTTCGCCGTCGGGGACGTCGCGGGCGAGCCGATGCTCGCCCACAAGGCGAGCGCCGAAGGGATCGTCGCCGCGGAGGTCGCCGCGGGCGAACCAGCGGCGCTCGACCAGCAGGCGATTCCCGCGGCGGTGTTCACCGATCCCGAGATCGCGACGGTCGGGATGACCGAGGCAGAGGCTGACGAGGCGGGATTCGACCCGGTCGTCGGCGAGATGCCGCTGCGGGCCAGCGGCCGCGCGCTCTCGATGGGCGAGTCAGAGGGGTTCGTTCGGATCGTCGCCGACGAGGAGAGCGAAATCGTTCTCGGCGGGCAACTGGTCGGTCCGAACGCGTCGGAACTCGTCGCGGAAGTCGCGCTCGCCGTCGAGATGAGTGCCACGCTGGAAGACGTCGCCGGGACCGTTCACACCCACCCGACCCTCGCGGAGGCCGTGATGGAGGCCGCCGAGAACGCGCAGGGGCAGGCGATCCACACGCTGAACCGCTGACTACGGCGTTCTGATCGGACACTCGTCGCGGCCCTCCGCTTTCGCCGTCGCTCTCGACATCCCTCCCGTCTGCCCGTCCCGCGGCGGCGACCCGAGGAACTATTTTCCGTCCTCCAGTGGTGACACTATGACCCGAGAACGCGCCATCGACCGCGTCGGTATCCACGACTGGGGAACGCATCCGTGTCCGCCCGAGCACCTTCGAACGTTGCTCGCCGAGGCGGAAGAGATCGACTGCGGATTCGAGGTGTGTGAGACCGACGAGGCGGCTGACTTTGACGGCGTCGTCACGCTGTTTCACCACGACGAGTTCCTCGACGGCGTCGAGTGGGTCCACAACATCCGTTCGGGGTACGAGGACTTCCCGCTCGACGCCTACCGCGAGCGCGGCGTGACGATGACCAACAGCACCGGCGTCGCCGGCGACCTCGTCGGCGAAACCGTCACCGGCCTGGTGCTGACGCTCGCGAAGGGGCTCCACCGGTTCCGAGACCAGCAGCGCGACGAAGCGTGGGAGCGACTCCACTGGCGACGCCCGTTCGAGGTGAGCGGATCGACGGCCTGCGTCGTCGGTCTCGGCGAACTCGGTGGGAGTGCCGCGAGCAGACTCGGCGTCCTCGGGATGGACGTCGGGGGCGTCGACATCCGACCGGTCTCCGGCCTCGGTCTCGATCGGGTGTACGATCCCGCACGGATCGAAACCGCCGTCGCCGACGCGAGATTCGTCGTGCTCACGACCCCGTTGACGGACGCGACCCGGGGCCTCGTCGATCAGTCGGTGTTCGAGGCGATGCGCGACGACGCCTACCTCGTCAACGTCAGCCGCGGGGAGATCGTGGTCGAGGAAGACCTCGTCACTGCGCTGGAGACCGACGAGATCGCCGGTGCCGCGCTGGATGTCTTCTACGACGAACCGCTCCCGGCGGACGCGCCGTTCTGGGAGATGGAGAACGTCGTCGTCACCCCCCACGCCGCGGCGCAGGCGGCCACCTACGGCGACCGGATCGCCGACCTGGTCGCGACGAACGTCGGCCGCCTCAATGACGGGGGGACGCCGTGGAATCAGGTCGTCTGACCGAGCGAACCGCTCGAATTCCGGTCGCCACGGCTTGTCGCTGTTCTCCCGACTCGTAGACGGCGGGACCGCACTACTGAGTCCTTCGATACTCGCGAACGTCTGCCGGAGGAACCCGGTGGAAGGCCCAGTAAGTTCGACATTCCTGAATATATATTCGAATATAATGAACGCTGGAGGACCTATCGTGTTTGGAATCAGTAGGGGTCGGTTATTAGAAACGTAAATGATTATTTATTCGTGATCGCCAACCTCGATTTTCGTAACAGATGAACGAGTGTTCCCCTCTCACATCGTGAAGTTCAGTTAGAGCGTCACGAGTGTGCCTGGTTCAGTTCGATGATGTTGGCCGCCCGACGGAGTTCCGGCAGAATCTCTTCGTCGATCCGTTCTTGGTCCATCCGACTCACCGGTCCCGAAACGCTCAGCGCCCCGGCGATGTCGTCGTCGTTCAAAATCGGGACGGCGACGCAATTGAGACCCTTGATCCGCTCCTGCCTGTCGTAGGCGCACTCCTGCTGTCGGATCTCTTCGAGCGCGTCGAACAGTTCTGTCCGGTCCGTGATCGTCCGGTCGGTCATCGCTGGAAGGCCGTGACGGTCGACGATCGATTCGACCCGCTCGCGGGAGAGATACGCGAGCACGGTTTTCCCGAGGGCCGTCGTGTGCAGCCGTACCGACTGTCCCGTGTAGGAGTCGAGACTGACGGCGCTTTCACCGCGCTCGCGCGCGAGGAACACGCCGACCCCGTGCTCTTCGACCAGCAGATTGGCGTACTCGCCCGTGGATTCCGCGAGCCGTTCCATTTCGGGGGTGGCGATGCTGTAGAGGCGTTCGCGGGAGCGCGCGTACCCCCCGAGGTCGAGGAAGCGTAGCCCGACCTCGTAGGTCCCGTCAGTCTCGACGACGTACCCCTCGTGGTCGAGCGTCTGGAGGTAGTTGTGAGCGCTGCTCTTCGCGATGTCGAGGTGGTTTGCGAGCTGGGTGACCGTCGCGCCGTCGAGGGCTTTGAGCGTCTCCACGATCCGAAACGTCGTCTGGGCCGTCTTCACCGGCGTGTTCGGCTCCGTCTCATTTCGTTCCATAATCGACGAGAGTGCATTCTTTATCTTATAACTACCGTTCAAATATAGCGAATTTCTGTTCTCTGAAGAAGACGTACGTGTCGACCCTCGACTACGCGCTGCACGTCTGCAACCGGTAGCCAGCCAGACTGCACGACTCCGTCTGATCGTCTATGCAGCGTCGCGTGAACGCCCGGACGTAGCCGCTCGGGTTAGGAGACTTGATAGACGGCCAGACGGACGCCGTTCGGTTGGCGGGTGCCGGCCGCGACGAAGACGCGCTCGGTCAACCACTCCAACTCCGGCGCGGCCGTCTCGAACTCCGGCACCGAACAGAAGTAGACGTCCTCCGGGTCGACCGGTTTCCCCTCTCGGAGCCGTTCTTTGATCGCCGGGTCGGCGACGCGCATCCCTCGATTCTCGACGTAGACGCGGTCGCCGTCGGTCGTCTCGAACGCGTACTTGGCGACGAGTTCGGTCGGTCGTCGGTCACGGTAGAGCTGGTAGTCCGCGCCGGCTTCGAGGACGGTCCCCTCGATCCGGCCCGTGACCGTGCCGCCGAGAATCGGGATGATGCGCCGCTGCCCGTCGCCGGTTTGCCCGATCTCGATCGGTGATTCGACGTCGATTTCGAGTTCCATCACGCGCTGGAGGCCCAGTTCGAGGTTCGGATCGTCCGTCTGCCAGCTGTCGTCTGCCATACCCCCGCTGCGGTCCGGAAGTACATAATCGTTGGGCGGAGAACGGGGTCGGGCGAGGCTTCAGTCGGAGCCCGCTCCTTTCATTTCGACTTGGGGGAAGACTCCCCGCGCGGTTCGTGCGTTCACGGTCGTGAAGACGCGCGCAGGGACGATAGCGGCGCTACAAAAATAACATATGTACTGATGTTATTTATCCCGATGCTGGCCGGACAGCCGATGCCAAAATCATAAGGTTGATTAGATACATATTTTATTGGTAGTAATTACGAGGAGATATTATTACGCGCTGGCGAATTCTAGAAATTAAAATTCAGAACAACCTGTAACCACTACAGTCTTCAGACGCCACTAATAGATAATATATAATATATCCGGTATAATATATCTCGAACTATTCAAATGACTATAGTAGTAGGCCGACTCAGTCCCGGTAGGGGAAACGGAACGCTCAGAACAGCGCGTCCGATTCGGGAAGGATCTGTGCGGGGCCGCCGACCCCCCAGACGTCGGTGTCGACGCCGACGTCCGCTATCGCGGACTCCACCGTCTCGACGTGCTCGGCGGTCGTGTTCACGTACACGCTCGCTCCCGTGTCGGTCGAGAAATAGACCGGTATCTCCGATTCTTCCCGGAGTTCGCGGACAGCGTTGAACACGGCGATGGTGTCCGGTTGCCAGTAGACCCACCCCGCCGGCCCGGTCATCGTCGTCGCCGTCAGCGACAGCGAATCGTGCTCGGCCAACTCGAACGCGCGGTGGAAGTCGGCGTCGAAGAGCGCGTCGCGCATCGCGTCGATCTGGTGGTGGACGTGCGCCATCCGCGCCTGGAACATATGGCTCTCCGCGGCCTCGCGGTGTGCCTCTTCCGTCTCTTTGTACGCAGGGACGTGCGCGGCGACGACGCGGAGGTCGTCTTCGAGGTCGGTCTCGATCCGCTTCGAGCGACAGTCCTCGTCGTTCATCCCCGAGTACAGGTGTGAGAACGCGCCCGTGACGGCGCGGGCGGCCGACGAAGAGCCGCGTCGGGCGATCGTCGAGATTTCGGGACGAGTCAGGTCTAGGCCGGCCGCCTCCGAGAGCGCCATCGCCGCGGCCGCGAATCCCGACGACGAGGACCCGAAGCCGATGTTCGACGGGAAGGAGTTCGCCGATTCGAGCCGGACCGCGTGATCGACCCCCGTGAGCTCGCGCACGTACTCGACCACGGCGTCGATACGTTCGGCCCCGCGGCCCTCGACTCGCTCCCCGCCGATCCGGTAGATGTCCTCGTCGCCGTCGGGCAGAAACTCGACGGTCGTCTTCGTGTGACTCGGCGCAGTGCAGACGCTGATGCTGTCGTGGTACGGGAGTCGGAGCTTCTCGTCCCGCATCCCGTGATACTTGATCAGTCCCTGAATTGGGTGGGCCTTCGCTGTCGCTTTCATATCCCTATGCGGGAGAGACGATGGGTTAAACGTCCCGAAAATTCAGGGGCACAGTCGGGCGTCGCCTACGCGACACGGGTGACCGGCCGGTTTCTTAGAGCCCGATCCCGACCGCGTAGGGCCACGCGTTTCCCGAAAGCGCGAGAAACACGAGTGCGCCGCCGAGCAGGGCGACGTTCTTGAGGAAGTTCGTCATTTCGGCCTGTTGCTGTTCCTCGGGGACGGCCCAGAAGTCGTGCATCGTCGGCGTCGAGACGAGCAGGAACAGCGCAATCGCCCCCGCGGCCAGCGCCGGATACGCGCCGACGGCGACACCCAGACCGCCGAACAGCAACATTCCGCCGCTGAACACGACCGCGAGCCGCGGCGCGGGAAGCCCCTTCGCGTCGGCGTACCCCGTCATTCCGTCGACGTTCAGAAAGTGGTTCACACCCATAAACGCCAGGACCGCTCCGAAGAGAACGCGTCCCAGGAGGAACGCGATTCCGTTCGCTCCGGCGTCCAGTTGCAGTACCGTCGTGGAGATATCAGGTATCATCTCGTTAGTTGGTTACGAGAGGAACTGATATATCGTTTCCCGGACAGCGATGATATCGGGTGACAGCGGTGTAACGTGTCGACGAACGTCGATACGTGGAGCCAGATTGCTCCCGCTTCCGGTGCCACCGTACGACCAAAGGAGCGGACAGGAGCGAACGTCGCGGTCGGTGTGCTCGTCCGTGATGGGACGCGGTCCCGACCGCGGTGGGAGAGAACCCTATCGAAGTCTGGCCGGGGCGAAACGCGCTGACTCCGCGGCGCTGGGACGTTCACCGAGGTTCTCGTCGGGCGCTGGCAGTCCTC encodes:
- the lpdA gene encoding dihydrolipoyl dehydrogenase, with translation MVMGDIATATDLLVIGAGPGGYVAAIRGAQKGLDTTLVEKDAYGGACLNRGCIPSKAFIHGADVVHDAATAEDLGIHADPAVDMSRMQAWKSGVVDQLTSGVEKLCKANGVSLLEGTASFEDEHTARIAHGGEGQGMETVEFEHAVVATGSRPIQVPGFEFADEPVLSSEDLLQMESLPDRLVVVGAGYIGMELSTMLTKLGTDVTVVEMLDDVLPGYESDVQRTIRSRAESLGIEFHFGEGASGWEETGDGVVVTTETEDGETSEYLGDAVLVAVGRQPVTDTLELESIGLEPDENGFLATDDRARTDVENVFAVGDVAGEPMLAHKASAEGIVAAEVAAGEPAALDQQAIPAAVFTDPEIATVGMTEAEADEAGFDPVVGEMPLRASGRALSMGESEGFVRIVADEESEIVLGGQLVGPNASELVAEVALAVEMSATLEDVAGTVHTHPTLAEAVMEAAENAQGQAIHTLNR
- the mvaD gene encoding phosphomevalonate decarboxylase MvaD — protein: MKATAKAHPIQGLIKYHGMRDEKLRLPYHDSISVCTAPSHTKTTVEFLPDGDEDIYRIGGERVEGRGAERIDAVVEYVRELTGVDHAVRLESANSFPSNIGFGSSSSGFAAAAMALSEAAGLDLTRPEISTIARRGSSSAARAVTGAFSHLYSGMNDEDCRSKRIETDLEDDLRVVAAHVPAYKETEEAHREAAESHMFQARMAHVHHQIDAMRDALFDADFHRAFELAEHDSLSLTATTMTGPAGWVYWQPDTIAVFNAVRELREESEIPVYFSTDTGASVYVNTTAEHVETVESAIADVGVDTDVWGVGGPAQILPESDALF
- a CDS encoding DUF3237 domain-containing protein, which encodes MADDSWQTDDPNLELGLQRVMELEIDVESPIEIGQTGDGQRRIIPILGGTVTGRIEGTVLEAGADYQLYRDRRPTELVAKYAFETTDGDRVYVENRGMRVADPAIKERLREGKPVDPEDVYFCSVPEFETAAPELEWLTERVFVAAGTRQPNGVRLAVYQVS
- a CDS encoding DoxX family protein, translating into MIPDISTTVLQLDAGANGIAFLLGRVLFGAVLAFMGVNHFLNVDGMTGYADAKGLPAPRLAVVFSGGMLLFGGLGVAVGAYPALAAGAIALFLLVSTPTMHDFWAVPEEQQQAEMTNFLKNVALLGGALVFLALSGNAWPYAVGIGL
- a CDS encoding IclR family transcriptional regulator, with translation MERNETEPNTPVKTAQTTFRIVETLKALDGATVTQLANHLDIAKSSAHNYLQTLDHEGYVVETDGTYEVGLRFLDLGGYARSRERLYSIATPEMERLAESTGEYANLLVEEHGVGVFLARERGESAVSLDSYTGQSVRLHTTALGKTVLAYLSRERVESIVDRHGLPAMTDRTITDRTELFDALEEIRQQECAYDRQERIKGLNCVAVPILNDDDIAGALSVSGPVSRMDQERIDEEILPELRRAANIIELNQAHS
- a CDS encoding D-2-hydroxyacid dehydrogenase, with product MTRERAIDRVGIHDWGTHPCPPEHLRTLLAEAEEIDCGFEVCETDEAADFDGVVTLFHHDEFLDGVEWVHNIRSGYEDFPLDAYRERGVTMTNSTGVAGDLVGETVTGLVLTLAKGLHRFRDQQRDEAWERLHWRRPFEVSGSTACVVGLGELGGSAASRLGVLGMDVGGVDIRPVSGLGLDRVYDPARIETAVADARFVVLTTPLTDATRGLVDQSVFEAMRDDAYLVNVSRGEIVVEEDLVTALETDEIAGAALDVFYDEPLPADAPFWEMENVVVTPHAAAQAATYGDRIADLVATNVGRLNDGGTPWNQVV